Proteins found in one Syngnathus acus chromosome 9, fSynAcu1.2, whole genome shotgun sequence genomic segment:
- the c9h9orf64 gene encoding queuosine salvage protein: MEPPLFPRESGQFVAKQSQYVSVEEEGVRKVAEMLYSLRGSDELSASGWKTANPLAPSPTSDQAFNWVFVVDTMNFSFWPDEETRQCEVTFRGTTYTGYMTLCAAITRAMEEGVPITDPRFFSQISVEELAHILRSDNETPMPMLQERHQVLTEGGRVLLQHGGSFQNFISRAKNDARKMVELVVEKIPSYRDEAVYQGRKISLYKRAQILVADFWAIAAARGETDIVNIDWLTMFADYRVPQALVYLGALRYSDALMRTLKSGQLLHSGDPREVEIRACSIWAVERIKARLDELAREQGAESSGINSVLIDFYLWPYAKQHHREMAHIPIHHTRCVYY; the protein is encoded by the exons ATGGAGCCTCCCCTGTTCCCCCGAGAGTCTGGCCAGTTTGTAGCAAAGCAAAGTCAGTACGTGTCTGTGGAGGAAGAAGGTGTGCGGAAGGTGGCAGAGATGCTCTACTCTCTACGGGGTAGTGATGAGCTGAGCGCCAGTGGCTGGAAGACGGCTAACCCCTTGGCCCCATCGCCCACCTCTGACCAG GCTTTCAACTGGGTGTTCGTGGTTGACACCATGAACTTCTCCTTCTGGCCCGATGAGGAAACACGGCAGTGTGAGGTGACCTTCCGAGGGACAACATACACGGGCTACATGACCTTATGTGCCGCCATCACCAGAGCCATGGAGGAAG GGGTGCCCATTACCGACCCCAGATTTTTCTCCCAGATATCCGTGGAGGAGCTGGCGCACATCCTTCGGTCTGACAACGAAACGCCAATGCCCATGCTTCAGGAGCGCCATCAG GTGCTGACTGAAGGCGGCCGCGTGCTGTTGCAACATGGCGGAAGCTTCCAGAATTTCATCAGCCGGGCCAAAAATGACGCCCGCAAGATGGTGGAGCTCGTAGTGGAGAAGATTCCCTCCTACAGAGACGAAGCTGTTTACCAG GGGAGGAAAATCTCATTGTACAAGAGGGCTCAGATCCTGGTGGCAGATTTCTGGGCCATTGCGGCAGCCAGAGGCGAGACCGACATCGTCAACATAGACTGGCTCACCATGTTCGCTGACTACCGGGTCCCACAGGCCCTCGTCTACCTGGGCGCGCTGCGATACTCGGACGCCCTGATGCGCACGCTCAAGAGTG GCCAGCTGTTGCACTCAGGTGACCCCCGGGAGGTGGAGATCCGGGCGTGCTCCATTTGGGCGGTGGAGCGCATTAAGGCGCGCTTGGACGAGCTGGCGCGGGAACAAGGCGCTGAGAGCAGTGGCATCAACTCGGTGCTCATCGATTTCTACCTGTGGCCATACGCCAAGCAGCACCACCGAGAGATGGCCCACATTCCCATACACCACACGCGATGTGTTTACTATTGA
- the hnrnpk gene encoding heterogeneous nuclear ribonucleoprotein K isoform X1, which yields MDTKDEQQDDSSFSTETNGKRPAEDADQQKSFKRSRSSDEMIELRILLQSKNAGAVIGKAGKNIKALRSDYNASVSVPDSSGPERILCICADIDTIGEILLKIIPTLEEYQQYNGMDFECDLRLLIHQSLAGSIIGVKGAKIKELREYTKTSIKLYQDCCPQSTDRVVLVGGKMERVVECIKTMLEVIAAAPIKGRSQPYDPNFYDETYEYGGFTMAFEERGSSSRRLMSNFPMRGSRPSAGDRGYDRMSSSRSMRGPLPSSRRDYDDISPRRGPPPHHQSRNRGHTMSMGRSHRGGDDRYYDSYRGSDERSNDRRGRPDRYSDNMSGGGYDNSSSWDSYQSGGRGSYNDPVITTQVTIPKDLAGSIIGKGGQRIKQIRHDSGASIKIDEPLEGSEDRIITIVGTQDQIQNAQYLLQNSVKQFSGQLL from the exons ATGGACACAAAAGACGAGCAGCAAGATGATTCTTCATTCAGCACAGAGACAAACG GTAAGCGTCCCGCCGAGGATGCAGATCAACAGAAATCGTTTAAGCGCTCCAGAAGCTCGGACGAGATGATTGAGCTCCGCATTCTTCTGCAGAGCAAA AATGCAGGAGCTGTAATCGGGAAAGCTGGCAAAAACATCAAAGCGCTGCGTTCAGAT TACAATGCCAGTGTGTCAGTCCCAGACAGCAGTGGGCCCGAGCG CATCCTGTGCATCTGCGCTGACATAGACACCATCGGTGAGATCCTGCTCAAGATCATCCCCACGCTGGAGGAG TACCAGCAATACAATGGCATGGATTTTGAGTGTGATCTGCGTCTGCTGATCCACCAGAGCCTGGCTGGCTCCATCATTGGGGTGAAGGGAGCCAAGATTAAGGAGCTCAGAGAG TATACAAAGACCAGTATCAAGCTGTATCAGGATTGTTGTCCTCAGTCGACCGACCGCGTTGTGCTGGTCGGCGGTAAAATGGAGCGCGTGGTTGAGTGTATCAAGACCATGCTGGAGGTCATCGCTGCC gcTCCTATCAAGGGCCGTTCACAGCCATACGATCCCAATTTCTACGACGAAACCTACGAATATGGAGGGTTCACCATGGCGTTTGAGGAGAggggcagcagcagccgccgaCTAATGAGCAACTTCCCCATGCGAGGAAGCAGGCCAAGCGCCGGTGACCGTGGCTACGATCGAATGTCCTCCAGCAGGTCGATgcggggaccactgccctccTCTCGCAGGGATTACGACGACATTAGCCCCCGGCGGGGCCCTCCCCCGCACCACCAGAGCAGGAACCGCGGCCACACTATGTCCATGGGTCGCTCACACAGAGGCGG AGATGATCGTTACTATGACTCTTACCGTGGCTCAGATGAAAGGTCaaa TGACAGAAGAGGTAGACCGGATCGCTACAGCGACAACATG AGTGGAGGAGGATATG ACAACAGCTCATCCTGGGATAGCTACCAGTCAG GTGGACGGGGCTCCTACAATGACCCAGTCATCACCACACAAGTGACCATCCCTAAAGAC CTGGCGGGCTCCATCATCGGCAAGGGCGGCCAGCGGATCAAGCAGATCCGCCATGATTCCGGCGCGTCCATCAAGATCGATGAGCCTCTGGAGGGCTCAGAGGACCGCATCATTACTATTGTGGGCACCCAGGATCAGATCCAGAATGCCCAGTACCTTCTACAAAACAG TGTGAAGCAGTTCTCTGGTCAATTGCTGTAG
- the hnrnpk gene encoding heterogeneous nuclear ribonucleoprotein K isoform X2 encodes MDTKDEQQDDSSFSTETNGKRPAEDADQQKSFKRSRSSDEMIELRILLQSKNAGAVIGKAGKNIKALRSDYNASVSVPDSSGPERILCICADIDTIGEILLKIIPTLEEYQQYNGMDFECDLRLLIHQSLAGSIIGVKGAKIKELREYTKTSIKLYQDCCPQSTDRVVLVGGKMERVVECIKTMLEVIAAAPIKGRSQPYDPNFYDETYEYGGFTMAFEERGSSSRRLMSNFPMRGSRPSAGDRGYDRMSSSRSMRGPLPSSRRDYDDISPRRGPPPHHQSRNRGHTMSMGRSHRGGDDRYYDSYRGSDERSNDRRGRPDRYSDNMSGGGYDNSSSWDSYQSGGRGSYNDPVITTQVTIPKDLAGSIIGKGGQRIKQIRHDSGASIKIDEPLEGSEDRIITIVGTQDQIQNAQYLLQNSVLHLLGLKD; translated from the exons ATGGACACAAAAGACGAGCAGCAAGATGATTCTTCATTCAGCACAGAGACAAACG GTAAGCGTCCCGCCGAGGATGCAGATCAACAGAAATCGTTTAAGCGCTCCAGAAGCTCGGACGAGATGATTGAGCTCCGCATTCTTCTGCAGAGCAAA AATGCAGGAGCTGTAATCGGGAAAGCTGGCAAAAACATCAAAGCGCTGCGTTCAGAT TACAATGCCAGTGTGTCAGTCCCAGACAGCAGTGGGCCCGAGCG CATCCTGTGCATCTGCGCTGACATAGACACCATCGGTGAGATCCTGCTCAAGATCATCCCCACGCTGGAGGAG TACCAGCAATACAATGGCATGGATTTTGAGTGTGATCTGCGTCTGCTGATCCACCAGAGCCTGGCTGGCTCCATCATTGGGGTGAAGGGAGCCAAGATTAAGGAGCTCAGAGAG TATACAAAGACCAGTATCAAGCTGTATCAGGATTGTTGTCCTCAGTCGACCGACCGCGTTGTGCTGGTCGGCGGTAAAATGGAGCGCGTGGTTGAGTGTATCAAGACCATGCTGGAGGTCATCGCTGCC gcTCCTATCAAGGGCCGTTCACAGCCATACGATCCCAATTTCTACGACGAAACCTACGAATATGGAGGGTTCACCATGGCGTTTGAGGAGAggggcagcagcagccgccgaCTAATGAGCAACTTCCCCATGCGAGGAAGCAGGCCAAGCGCCGGTGACCGTGGCTACGATCGAATGTCCTCCAGCAGGTCGATgcggggaccactgccctccTCTCGCAGGGATTACGACGACATTAGCCCCCGGCGGGGCCCTCCCCCGCACCACCAGAGCAGGAACCGCGGCCACACTATGTCCATGGGTCGCTCACACAGAGGCGG AGATGATCGTTACTATGACTCTTACCGTGGCTCAGATGAAAGGTCaaa TGACAGAAGAGGTAGACCGGATCGCTACAGCGACAACATG AGTGGAGGAGGATATG ACAACAGCTCATCCTGGGATAGCTACCAGTCAG GTGGACGGGGCTCCTACAATGACCCAGTCATCACCACACAAGTGACCATCCCTAAAGAC CTGGCGGGCTCCATCATCGGCAAGGGCGGCCAGCGGATCAAGCAGATCCGCCATGATTCCGGCGCGTCCATCAAGATCGATGAGCCTCTGGAGGGCTCAGAGGACCGCATCATTACTATTGTGGGCACCCAGGATCAGATCCAGAATGCCCAGTACCTTCTACAAAACAG TGTGCTGCACCTGCTTGGACTCAAGGACTAA